The following are encoded together in the Pleurocapsa sp. FMAR1 genome:
- a CDS encoding helix-turn-helix domain-containing protein produces MWRSLTVRKAHLLNLDAIKGISDRHLKRIENEGQHPTLDALKKLAASHGLDLEDCVTQVN; encoded by the coding sequence GTGTGGCGATCGCTAACTGTGAGAAAAGCCCACCTACTAAATCTAGATGCAATCAAGGGCATCTCCGACAGACACCTTAAAAGAATTGAGAACGAAGGACAACATCCAACCCTAGATGCTCTAAAAAAATTGGCTGCATCTCACGGGCTAGATTTGGAGGATTGCGTAACCCAAGTAAATTAA
- a CDS encoding c-type heme family protein: MFFRTRFENIKIGTKFNSFVIIIFTIGILLSGLTFWKALEHRAETEVSSKGLVLMETVNAVRNYTQDRINPLLKERIETEFEFTPEAIPTFAAREVFEYFRKNPDYAQFIYKDAAPNPINLRDRADEFETKLVEEFKEQGSLQKSGWREFSEGEVFYVARPFTLKKQSCLECHSSPSKAPQSLLTTYGTENGFGWELNQIVAAQVIYVPAKEILTSVRRSFVTTMTILAATFIVIIFSLNLLLKRFVIQRIQKIARTAQAISRGDLKANFQEDSQDEIGLLVIAFNRMRSSVEVAMKLLNQKKIN, from the coding sequence ATGTTTTTCAGGACTCGCTTCGAGAATATCAAAATCGGCACTAAATTTAATTCGTTTGTAATTATTATTTTCACTATAGGAATTTTACTCAGTGGATTAACATTTTGGAAGGCACTTGAGCATCGGGCAGAAACTGAAGTTAGCTCTAAAGGTTTAGTCCTCATGGAGACAGTAAATGCAGTTAGAAACTATACTCAAGATCGAATTAATCCTCTTCTAAAAGAGAGAATAGAAACTGAATTTGAATTTACTCCAGAGGCAATTCCAACCTTCGCTGCCAGAGAAGTCTTTGAGTATTTTCGTAAAAATCCAGATTATGCACAGTTTATTTATAAAGATGCCGCACCTAATCCAATAAACTTACGAGATCGGGCAGACGAGTTTGAAACTAAGCTGGTAGAAGAGTTTAAAGAGCAAGGTTCCTTGCAAAAAAGTGGATGGCGTGAGTTTTCTGAAGGAGAGGTATTTTACGTAGCACGACCATTTACCCTAAAAAAACAAAGTTGCCTCGAATGCCACTCTAGTCCAAGCAAAGCTCCTCAGAGCTTGTTAACGACTTATGGTACCGAAAACGGTTTTGGATGGGAACTGAATCAAATCGTCGCAGCTCAGGTTATCTACGTTCCAGCTAAAGAAATTTTGACCAGTGTTCGTCGTTCATTTGTGACTACGATGACAATTTTGGCTGCTACTTTTATTGTGATTATTTTTTCGCTTAATCTCCTCTTGAAACGCTTCGTAATTCAGCGGATTCAAAAAATAGCTAGAACCGCACAAGCCATAAGCCGCGGAGATCTCAAAGCTAATTTTCAAGAAGATTCCCAAGATGAAATTGGTCTTCTGGTGATTGCCTTTAATCGAATGAGATCCAGCGTAGAAGTAGCAATGAAACTGCTGAATCAAAAAAAGATAAACTGA
- a CDS encoding CHAT domain-containing protein — protein MSTLVILNLGSGDLLTGFPQVTVRLWTAESSLPEQSVGSLPPAPKLIELYRTWQSIYHCLCSSQLPRSAVLAVEEDDLLEIDEVGITNVSQNNFDWVSQQLCKELNIWLSTTDFLKIERRMRSRLNLTEEIRIILETDNELLRHLPWHKWEFFQDYRKANIALSQSDYKHRQFRHTQILRNKIRILAIIGDSRNIDVRAEREFLQNLPDAETTFLVNPSRQEFNTELWNPLGWDILFFAGHSQTEAKTGRLYINENPTNNSITIEKLEEALKASIERGLMLTIFNSCDGLGLASALERLDIPVVVVMREPVPNRVAQEFLKYFLEAFAIDRLSFNQAMRRSCRKLQGLEEDFPGASWLPISCQNPTLELPTWLQLDGVVHRSSLFNLESKTNTDNLIRASKMVLKLKPKLESDAEADITIEANSQIASIVTKSEQAPLSHGKACLTLEQYSHVEKILLDLIGPIASASIQQFKTQSFTLEQLLEELSAYLCVSQITEFKRQIIPLLQEVQRSTQVQTDAYIISQEPEISEFLICEYERALAEIIGPIATFLVRDTLASFPQISQVEFIETLSAGILEPQQAAEFKRWFMDST, from the coding sequence ATGAGTACGCTGGTCATCTTAAATCTAGGAAGCGGTGACCTTCTGACTGGGTTTCCTCAAGTAACTGTTCGGCTCTGGACGGCAGAAAGTAGCTTGCCCGAACAGTCTGTAGGTAGTTTACCACCTGCGCCCAAATTAATCGAACTATATCGGACTTGGCAGTCAATCTACCACTGTCTGTGTAGTTCCCAATTGCCTCGTTCTGCGGTACTAGCAGTTGAAGAAGACGATCTGCTAGAAATCGACGAAGTGGGGATTACCAATGTTTCTCAGAATAATTTTGATTGGGTGAGCCAGCAGCTATGTAAAGAGCTAAATATTTGGCTGAGTACGACAGATTTTTTAAAAATAGAGCGACGTATGCGATCGCGACTTAATCTAACAGAAGAAATTCGCATCATTTTAGAAACTGACAATGAGTTGCTACGGCACCTACCCTGGCATAAATGGGAATTTTTCCAAGATTATCGAAAAGCAAATATCGCTCTAAGTCAATCAGATTACAAACACCGCCAATTTCGACATACTCAAATTCTGAGAAACAAAATTAGAATTTTAGCAATTATAGGCGATAGCAGAAATATTGATGTTAGGGCAGAAAGGGAATTTCTCCAAAATTTACCCGATGCCGAAACCACATTTCTTGTCAATCCTTCTCGTCAAGAATTTAATACAGAACTTTGGAATCCTCTTGGTTGGGATATCCTTTTTTTCGCAGGACACAGCCAAACCGAAGCAAAAACTGGTCGACTATACATTAACGAAAATCCCACGAATAATAGCATCACCATTGAAAAATTAGAGGAGGCACTTAAAGCTTCCATCGAACGGGGACTAATGCTGACTATCTTCAATTCCTGTGATGGATTGGGATTGGCTTCAGCACTGGAGAGATTAGATATTCCTGTGGTAGTGGTGATGCGAGAACCAGTACCCAATCGAGTAGCACAGGAGTTTCTAAAGTACTTTTTAGAAGCATTTGCCATCGATAGGCTTTCTTTCAATCAAGCGATGCGACGCTCGTGCAGAAAATTGCAAGGGTTGGAAGAAGATTTTCCTGGAGCCTCTTGGTTGCCTATAAGTTGCCAAAATCCGACCCTTGAATTGCCTACTTGGTTACAGTTAGATGGCGTTGTGCATCGCTCCTCACTATTTAATTTGGAATCAAAAACAAATACCGATAACTTGATTCGAGCTTCCAAGATGGTTCTAAAACTGAAACCAAAACTAGAGTCCGATGCTGAAGCTGATATTACTATTGAAGCAAATAGTCAAATAGCTTCCATTGTTACGAAGTCGGAGCAGGCCCCGTTGTCTCATGGCAAAGCTTGCCTAACTTTAGAGCAATATTCCCATGTAGAAAAAATCTTGTTAGATCTAATAGGACCGATCGCCTCTGCCTCAATCCAACAGTTTAAGACACAGTCATTTACTCTCGAACAGTTATTAGAAGAGTTGTCGGCTTACCTTTGTGTCTCTCAAATAACCGAGTTTAAACGGCAGATAATACCTTTGCTGCAAGAGGTTCAGCGCAGCACCCAAGTGCAAACAGATGCTTATATTATCTCTCAAGAACCAGAAATTAGCGAGTTTTTAATCTGTGAATACGAACGAGCACTCGCAGAAATTATCGGACCGATCGCCACCTTTTTAGTTAGAGATACTCTAGCTTCCTTTCCTCAAATTTCCCAGGTAGAATTTATTGAAACACTATCGGCTGGCATTTTAGAGCCTCAACAAGCTGCTGAATTCAAACGGTGGTTTATGGACTCAACTTAA